GGACAATTTTCAGATTCAATACACCTTTCGAAACGGGGAGAGGGTGGATGCGATTATCAAGACGGCGCAAGGTTTAGTTTCCGTGGATGCCAAATTTCCGCTGGAAAATTTTCAACGCTTTGTGGCGGCAACAACGGATGAAGAAAAAAAGATTCTCCGAAAACTTTTTATCAACGATGTCAAAAAACATGTTGATGACATTGCCTCCAAATATATTTTACCGGCCGAAGGAACTTTTGAATTCGCCCTAATGTATATTCCCGCTGAAAATGTTTATTACGAAATCATTACGCGCGATCTGGCAGGCGGAGAAAATACTTCCATTTTGTATCACGCGATGAAGAAAAAAGTCATTCCGGTCTCCCCGAACACATTCTACGCCTATTTGCAGACGATCTTACTGGGGTTGAGAGGCATGCAGGTGGAAAAAAGGGTGGGCGAAATTGTCACGGAGTTGGCGAGGCTCAGAAAAGAATTGACGAGTTTTCGCGTTGATTTCTCCAGATTGGGAAAACATTTGAGCGATTCACTCAGCAGTTTTGAAAAATCGGACAAGCGTCTGGTGCGATTGGAAGACAAACTCTCCACATTGGAAATTTTGCCCACCACGGAAACCAGCGCGGAGATCAAAGATAAATCCGAAGAGGTTTTGCCGCTCCTTGAACAGTGACCTTGGCATGGTGTGGGACGCGGTAATGGAGTTTGGCTCCATCAATAAAAATCATTCCCTGATCCATTTCGGAGATCAGTGTCAGTTTTTTTCCCGGACTTAAAAATCCATTCAGAAAACGGTAGCGGGTTTTGGAATAACGAAAGGGCTCCCGCACAAGATATTGGATTCCTCTGGAAAAAAGGGATGCCTTTTTTCCACCGGCGGAGTAGATGGCGGCTGTGGACCCGGCGCCCGTAGCGACCCAAACGCCAGAACTTTTTTGAAATTCCTCAGAG
The DNA window shown above is from Deltaproteobacteria bacterium and carries:
- a CDS encoding DNA recombination protein RmuC, producing the protein DNFQIQYTFRNGERVDAIIKTAQGLVSVDAKFPLENFQRFVAATTDEEKKILRKLFINDVKKHVDDIASKYILPAEGTFEFALMYIPAENVYYEIITRDLAGGENTSILYHAMKKKVIPVSPNTFYAYLQTILLGLRGMQVEKRVGEIVTELARLRKELTSFRVDFSRLGKHLSDSLSSFEKSDKRLVRLEDKLSTLEILPTTETSAEIKDKSEEVLPLLEQ